From Jiangella mangrovi:
CTACTACGGCGACGCCGCCTCGTTCGAGCAGGTCCTGGTCATGATCGAGCGGGCCGCCGACGGCTTCGTCGCCGCGGTCCGGCAGGAGATCGAGCTCGACGTGCCGGGCGGTGAGCCCAGTCGACACTGAGCATCTGCACACGCTGCTGGGCACCGCCGTCGAATCGCTCACCCCGGTCGGCGGCGGTTCCATCTGCGTGGCCCATCGCGCGGTGCTCGACGACGGCCGCACCGTCTTCGTCAAGGCCCGCGACGGCGCACCGGCCGGCTTCTTCCGCACCGAGGCGCACGGCCTGGAACGGCTGGGCGGCGCGCGCGACGGCGTCCCGGTGCCGCGGGTGCTCGCCTACGACGACCGCTGCCTGATCCTCGAGTGGATCGCCACCGGCGTGCCGTCCGCCGCGGCCGCCGAGCGGTTCGGCCGCGCGCTCGCCGCCACCCACCGGGCCGGAGGCGACGTCTTCGGCTGCGCCGACGGCGACGGCTGGATCGGCAGCCTGGACCTGCCCGGCGGGCCGTGGAAGTCCTGGTCCGACCTGTGGGCCTACGGCCCGGCTCGAGCCGTACCTGCGCGCGGCCCGCAAGGCCGGCACCGTCGACAAACGCACCGTCGCCGACGTCGAGAAGGTCATCGCCGAGCTCCCTCGGCTGGCCGGTCCGGCCGAGCCGGTGGCGCTGATCCACGGCGACCTCTGGGCCGGCAACGTCCTGTGGACCGAGCGCGACGCCCACCTCGTCGACCCCGCGGCACACGGCGGGCACCGCGAGACCGACCTCGCCATGCTCACGCTGTTCGGGCTGCCGCACCTCGACCGCGTCCTGGCCGCCTACGACGAGGCCGCGCCGCTGGCGCCCGGATGGCGCGAGCGGACGGCGCTGCACCAGCTGCACCCGGTGCTCGTCCACGCCGTCCTGTTCGGCGGCTCGTACGGCGCCCAGGCCGGCCAGCTGGCCCGGCAGGCCCTGCGCGCCGGCTGAGGACCGGTTCGCGGGGGAATCGCCCTCCTCCTGAGGTCGGACACGCACGTTCAGCAGTGCGAATGAGCTGGTCCGGCCCCGCGAACCGATAGGTTCGCAGGCGACCGACCATCAGGAGAAGCATGATCACCGCCCAAGGGCTCTACAAGAGATACGGCGCGAAGG
This genomic window contains:
- a CDS encoding fructosamine kinase family protein encodes the protein MRAARKAGTVDKRTVADVEKVIAELPRLAGPAEPVALIHGDLWAGNVLWTERDAHLVDPAAHGGHRETDLAMLTLFGLPHLDRVLAAYDEAAPLAPGWRERTALHQLHPVLVHAVLFGGSYGAQAGQLARQALRAG